TAGTGATGCTCGGCCATCTGGTGGCTCCTTTCGCCGAGTCCGCGGGTGAGATTCGGACGCGCCTATCGAGGTGCGTCCCTCCCGCCCTTTCACTCTTTCCGAGAGGAGCGAACGCCCGCGTTAATCGGTGTAGAGCAGCGGTTACGGGGAAGGGGGCAGCGGTTAATCTCGCGTACGCCAGCACGAACTGGTCCCCCGACTGACACAGAGCTCGCCCGAAGGCCTGAGGGAACTTCCGGGCTCTAGCAGGTTGCTCTAGTAGGCCTGGACGGCAGCTCAGCGGGACATGCTGCGTTCGCTCCGATGAACGTTCCGTAGAGCCGCCACAGTGACCGGCAAGCGAGTTCATCCGTCGCGATGTAGCCGGCCCTCGGCCGCCGCAAAAGTCGGCCGGCGTGCTCGCACGGGACCGAGGAGCCCGCGCAGGTGGTTGGCTGTGTCGACCTGCTCCCGTTAACGGCGCGACCGTTGCACGCCAATGCTTGCCAAGCTGCTCCCACAGCAGAAAGCGGCCGGGTATAACTGCGCGGTGGCACGTGCCAGCGGGCGCCGCTGCGGTCCCACAAGCGATTCACCCGTCATGACCGCACCCGAAGATGATGGTGCGCGAACGGAGTGCATATGCCTGTTCCTGACTACCAGACGTTCCTGTTGCCTCTTCTCAAGATCGCAAGCGACGGGCTGGAGCATAAGGTCCGCGATGCCCGGGACGAAATCGCGGCGATGTACGCGCTTAGCGAGGAGGACCGTGCAGAATTGCTGCCCAGCGGGACTCAGCGAACCTTCGACAATCGGGTCTATTGGGCGCGGACGTATCTCGGCAAGGCGGGGCTCCTTGGCATGCCCAGTCGGGGGACTTTTTGCATCACCAGGAGCGGTCAGGCGCTGCTGGCAACGGGACCGCGGGCCCTCACGAAGAGCGATCTTATGCGCTACGCCAGCTTCGTCGAGTTCTCAAAGCGCACGAGTAAGCAGGCTCGCGGGAATTCAGCGCTGGCCGACGGACAGCTGCAAGGGCCGGCAGCCTCAACGAAGACGCCAGACGAGGTCTTGGACGAGGCCTACGAGGAACTGCGGGCGGCTTTAGTGGGAGATGTCCTAGGCCAGATTAGGGCTTGCAGCTGGCGGCGCTTCGAACAGGTCGTGGTTGATGTGCTTGTCGCGATGGGCTATGGAGGATCCCGATTGGATGCCGCACAGGTAATCGGGAGGTCCGGTGACGGCGGGATTGATGGCGTAATCAAACAGGACCCGCTCGGACTTGATGCTGTTTACATCCAAGCGAAGCAGTGGGACGGGACAGTCGGCCGCCCCCAGGTTCAGGCATTTGTCGGGAGCCTGGCTGGCCGACAGGTGCAGAAGGGTGTGATGGTGACAACGTCCAAATTCACCACCGATGCCCTGGAATATGCAAGAGGCTTTGGCGGGCGCATTGTGCTGATTTCGGGCGAGCAGCTTGCGGCGTACATGGTCGATCATGGGGTAGGCGTGACGGTCGTGAAGACATTGGCAGTGAAACAGGTAAACCCGGAGTTCTTCGCGGACGTCTAGGACGTGTCGGCAAGCACGAGTGAGCTTTGCGGACCTTGAGGCCGCGCCGGAGATGGCCACGAAGACGGGCGCCCGGACATTCCAAGTCTTCAAAAGTTTGGTGGCCGTTGGCTGTCGAAGAGCGACGATCCTCCCCCGTGGTTGCAGCCGTCAGTGTCTGAGTTTCGGAGCCATTCCCCGGTTTGGGCAGCCACTGAGCACGTCGTCGCGAGGCGCAAGATCGCGCGAGCAGGTTGAGGGACACTGCAACAGAAAGTAACCCACCCCCCGCAGTCAAGAGGGAGGTCCCAAACGTATGGCGGAGGAGCAGGGATTCGAACCCTGGAGCCAGGTTTCCCCAGCTAACCGCTTAGCAGGCGGCCGCACTAGACCACTATGCGACTCCTCCACGTATTCACTTGTCGCGGCCTCGCGCCGCTCCCTCTCCCGCGTCGCTACCGTGGCGGAGGGAGAGGGATTCGAACCCCCGGGGCTCAGCACCCAGCTGTTTTCAAGACAGCCGCCATAAACCGCTCGGCCATCCCTCCACGGCTGAGTATACCAAGGCCCAATTCGGCCGCTGAAGCCTCCAGCACGGATTTTCTCGGCCGATTTTCGCGGCGCGTCGGGCGGGCACGGTGCGCCAGAGCGTTCCTGAACGCGGGGCGCGGGCGAGCCACGGACGGCCGCGCCGTGCCTAGCGCAGCAGGCGGGAGAGGCGCCGATCGGCGTACCGCCGCCCTTCCGCCTGGCACGTCGCGCAGTACTGCAGCGAGCTCTCGGCGAAGTGAATGGACGCGATGCGGTCGCCGCAGTGCGGGCACGGCTCGCCCTCGCGTCGATGCACCATGAAGGCGCCCCGCTTGTCGCCGCGCGCGACGAGCAGGTAGTTCCCACCCCGCGCGGCCTCCAGCGCCCGTCTCAGCACGCTTCCGATAGCGTCGTGCAGCCGCTCGACGTCGCCCTCGTCCAGCGCGGTGCTGAGCCGGAGCGGTGCGATCCGCGCCTCCCAGAGGATCTCGTCGGAGTACGCGTTGCCGATCCCGGCGATCCGACGCTGGTCCGTGAGGAACCCCTTGATCTGCACCCGGTCGGCGCGGAGCAACTCAGCCAGGCGCTCGACGGTGAGGTCCGGCGAGAGGGCGTCCACCCCCAGGCTCGCCAGATGCGCACCGACCTCGGTCCTGCGAAGCAGGTGCACCGACGAGCGCTTCTTCGTGCCCTGCTCGACCACGTCGAGGGCTCCGCCGTCTACGAACCCGATCTCGAGGGACGCCGTCCGACCGGGCTTCTGCCCCGCGCTGCGGAAGACAAGCCGTCCACCGATGCCAAGGTGGATCGCGAGGGTCCAGTCGCCGCCCACGTCGATCAGCAGGTGCTTCCCGTGCCGCCCGACCGCACCGAGCCTCCGCCCGGCCATCGCCTCGACCGCTGGATCAAAGGTCTTGACCAGCGCGAACTGGCGGACGCGCGTCGAGGCGATCTCCCGCCCGGACGCGCTCGCGGCCAAGGCTTCGCGAAGCGCCTCGATCTCCGGAAGCTCGGGCATCGTGATCCTCCGTGCCTTACGCGAGTCTATCTCCCCTCGCGCTGCCGGCGCTAACCGCCCGTCTTCGCGGCCACAATGATCGCGATGATGGCCAGCGCGGCGGGCACGGCCAGCCAGGTCTGCGCCGGCGAGGGGCGCCTTTC
This window of the Chloroflexota bacterium genome carries:
- a CDS encoding DNA-formamidopyrimidine glycosylase family protein, translated to MPELPEIEALREALAASASGREIASTRVRQFALVKTFDPAVEAMAGRRLGAVGRHGKHLLIDVGGDWTLAIHLGIGGRLVFRSAGQKPGRTASLEIGFVDGGALDVVEQGTKKRSSVHLLRRTEVGAHLASLGVDALSPDLTVERLAELLRADRVQIKGFLTDQRRIAGIGNAYSDEILWEARIAPLRLSTALDEGDVERLHDAIGSVLRRALEAARGGNYLLVARGDKRGAFMVHRREGEPCPHCGDRIASIHFAESSLQYCATCQAEGRRYADRRLSRLLR
- a CDS encoding restriction endonuclease; amino-acid sequence: MPVPDYQTFLLPLLKIASDGLEHKVRDARDEIAAMYALSEEDRAELLPSGTQRTFDNRVYWARTYLGKAGLLGMPSRGTFCITRSGQALLATGPRALTKSDLMRYASFVEFSKRTSKQARGNSALADGQLQGPAASTKTPDEVLDEAYEELRAALVGDVLGQIRACSWRRFEQVVVDVLVAMGYGGSRLDAAQVIGRSGDGGIDGVIKQDPLGLDAVYIQAKQWDGTVGRPQVQAFVGSLAGRQVQKGVMVTTSKFTTDALEYARGFGGRIVLISGEQLAAYMVDHGVGVTVVKTLAVKQVNPEFFADV